DNA sequence from the Gordonia polyisoprenivorans genome:
CCGAGCGGGTGGTCGACGGTGAGGTCGAGATCGGCGCGTGGATGAGCTCGAACCTCCTCGGCCACGAGGTCGCATGTATGCGCGACATGACCGGTGGGCGCGGCAAGCTGCACCATCTCGCGTTCTATTACGGCACCGGCCAGCACAATGTCGATGCCGCGGAGATGTTCCGCGACTACGACATCCAGATCGAGGCGGGCCCCGACACCCATGGGATCACCCAGGGCCAGTTCCTCTATGTGTTCGAACCCGGAGGCAACCGGATCGAGCTCTTCGGCGAGGCCGGATACCTGCATCTCGATCCCGACGCACAGACCAAGACGTGGGACATGGCCGAGATCGACACCGGCCTGGCCGTGGGCGGCGCGAAGCTGCCGTGGGAAACCTATTTCACCTATGGCACGCCCAGCCCGCTCTCACTGGACCAGCACATCGAGCAGTTCGCCCACTTCGGTCCCGGGGCCGAGGCCCCGGTTGTCGACGAGTTGGCGGGCGCGCCCGCCTGAGGCCCAGGGTCTCCGGTCGGCGGGTCTTCGGGTGCGCCGACCGTCGCGGTCACCTCGACATCGCGACGCCCCGACCACCGGGGTTCTCACCGGCCATGGCGATCCACGAACGGCACGATCTCGTCGAGAACTCGTTGCGGCGCAATGCGTTGCGGAAAGTGCCCGAGATCATCGAGGACGACGCGTCGGTACACGGCGTCGAACAGATCATCACGACCGGCGGAGGTCTCGGGCAAGCTCGCCGGGTCGGCTCCGCCGTGCAACGTCAGCGTCGGAACCGCGATGTGCGGCACCGACACGACAGCCGCCTCGGCGTCGGCGTAGGCCGGGTCGGGGTCGGCCCCGCCCCACCGCACCCGGTAGGAGTGCACGGTGATCTCCGCCCAATCGGGAGTGTCGAACGATGCCGCGGTGCGGGCGAACTCGGTGTCGGATATGGCCCGCTCCGGGTTCCACAGATCCCAGAGATGGCGGGTGAAGGCGCGGCGGTCGGTGTGGACGATGTTCTCACCTCGCGGTGTGCCGATCAGCCATTGATACCAATAGTGCTGCGTCTGAAGAAAACTCAATGCCTGATCGCGACCGTTGGTACCCCAACCGACCGAGATCGCCGCGCACGCGCGGACCCGCTGTGGACGAAGGGCGGCAGCGATGTATGCGGCGCGAGCGCCCCAATCATGGCCGATGACAGCAAATCTCTCGACGCCCAGCGCGTCCAGCAGCGCGAACAGGTCGGCGGCCAGGGCGGTCAGCTGACCCGAACGCCTCGTGCTCGTACTGTGGAAACGTGTGGGACCGAATCCGCGTAGATAGGGCACAATGACGCGGAAGCCGGCCCCCGTCAGATCATCCACCAGCGCGTCCCAGGTCCGGACGTCGTCCGGCCAGCCGTGCAGTAGGACGAGCGCGGGATGCGACGCACTCCCGTGCTCCTCGATACCGATGTCGAGGAGCGGGGTGGACATTGTGCGGCTCTTGCTGTCACTCATGCCTTCCATCCTGCCCCTACAGATGCCCACCCGCCGCCGAGCGCGCGGCAGCGGCCACCGCCGACACCTCTTCGCCGCCGTCGAACGCGAACCGGACCATTCCGGCTGCGTCGCAGGCGATCAGCATCGCGGTGATCTGCTGCTGCGCCTCGTCGTCGCGGCCGGCGGCGTCGAGGCACAGCGCGTAGAGCCGCCGCGCCTGCAGCAGGGCGCGGCGGCGCGGCGTGCCGTCGAGCCGCATCACCCATTCGCCCGCCCACCGGCACGCGAGCGCCACCTCGTCGGTTTCTTTGAGCAGCAACCGGATCGCCGCTTCTTCCTCGGCTTGTGCGACGATCTCGGCCCAGCCGCCGCCGGGTGGCCGGCGGTTCTCGAAGGCGACGCGCGGACGCAGCTGTCGGCGGGTCGGGGCCTCCAGGGCGATGATCTCGTTCTCGACGTAGGCCCGCAGGCGGGACGCGTCGATCTGGTCGGCGGCGTCGGCGGCCTCGTCGAGTAGCCGCGCGGCCTCCACCGGATCGCCGCGCTGGACCGCGAGTCGGGCGGCGGTGATGTAGCGCGCCCGGATCATATCGGTGATGCCCTCGTCGGGTCCGAGGGTGAGACTGTCCTCCAGCAGCTGGCTCGCCTCGTCGGAACTGCCTCGCTGGTACAACAATTGGGCGAGCACACCCGCGGCGAGTCGGTAGGCCTGGGAACCACCGGCACCGTTGCGGCGCGACACCTGCAGGGCACTGCGCAAGACTTGTTCGGCGTGATCGAGGTCGAGTTCTTCGATGTAGGTCAATCCGTCGAGGGCGTAGCCGTACATCACCGCGTAGGCACCGGTGTTCTGCTGATGGTAGGGCGCAGCCCATGCCTGACGTCGGTGCGCCTCATCGAAATCGAACCGCATGGTGGCGCTCATGGTGGCCACGTCGGCGGCCGAGGACACCACGAACGGTGGCAATGTCTGTGGTCGCGAAAGACATTCGGTGACGAGGTCGTCGATATGATCCATCCGGTCGGCGGTGGCATCGGCGCAGGCGAGCGCCACGTCGGCCTCCACCTGCATGTCACGTTCCCGGCCACCGACCTCGGCGGCCGCCAGCGCCGCGGCCACTCGGTCGATCGCGATGCGCGCTCGATCAGTGTGGTGCAGAAGAACATTGGACCATGCGACGGTCAATTGCAGGCGCGGGCTGGTGACCACCGCACTCGGCGGGAGTTTGTCGATGATGCCGAGAACAATCACCATCTGCGAGTGTTCGAGCAGGGTGCGGCCGTCCTGCTCGACGAGCCGCACCGCGCGGTCGGTGTCGCCGGCCGCCAGTGCGTGATCGACGGCCTCCGAGAGCATTGCGTGTTCGCCGAACCACGTCGAGGCGATGCGGTGCAACTCCGAGACCTGCTCGGGCTCGTCGCGTTCGAGCCGTCGGCGTAGGAACTCCAGGAACAGCGGGTGGAAGCCGAACCAGTCGCCGTCGGCATCGATCCTGCGTAGGAACAGGTCTCGCGCCTCGATATCCTCGAGCAACGCCTGCCCACGGATCTCACCGCTGAGCGCCGACGCCAGACCCGCGCACACCGTGTCGGGGATCGACGTGGTGATCAGGAAGTGCAGGATCTCCGACGGGAGGGCACCGAGCACGTTCTCGGCGAGGAAGTCGCCGATGGCGCGATGCCGACCGGAGATGTTGGAGATCAGCTCGGCCGGGGTGTCGCTGCCGCGCAACGAGACACAGGCGAGTTGCAGTGCAGCGACCCACCCATCGGTGGAGTTCCACAATTCGGTGATGTCACGGCTCTCGAGGTCGAGCCCGGAGACGTCGACGAGAAACGACCGGGCTTCGTCCGCGTCGAAACACAGTTGCGCGATGTCGATCTCGACGAGTTCGTCGAGTACGCGCATGCGGCTGATCGGCAGACGCGTCCGCGACCGGCTGGTGATCAGCAACTGCAGATGGTGACAGCCGTGCTCGAGCAGGAAGTCCATCGACGCGACGGCCGCCGGATCGGTGACCCGATGCCAGTCGTCGACGATGACCAGCATCCGGGTGCCCCGCTCGTGGATCGCGTTGATCAGCGTGGTCAGCGCGTGCTGGTCGGAGTGTTCGCGACGTTCGTCGAGCAGATCGTCGAGTCCGGCGGTGACGTCGGGGTCGGTGCGTCTGATCGCCTCGATCAGATGCGTCACGAACCAGGAGGCGTTGTTGTCGTCGTCGTCGACGGTCAGCCAGGCCACCCCCACACCCTCGCGGTGCAGGTATTCGGCCCACTGCGCGGCGACGGTGGTCTTGCCGTAGCCGGCCGGGCCGTGGATGAGGATGAGCCGTCGGCGTTCGCCTGCCCGCAGGATATCCAGCAGTCGCTCCCGGACCACCTGTGCACGCGGACGCAACGGCGGCCGGAACTTCGTGGCCGGCGTCGGCGGTGCGGTATCGGTGCGCGACCTGCGTGCCGACGCTCCGGTCAGCGGATCCTGGGTGGCCTGCGCGGGGATCGCCATGTCGGCGACCGCCTGCCCGAATTGCGCCTGGATCGCCCGCAGTTCCTCGCCGTAGGCGGCCGCGCTGTCGGGGCGGTCCTCGGGTACGCGGGCCATCGCGTGCTCGATCGCGCGGGACAATTCGTCGGGGACATCGGTGGAACTGAGATCCGGGACGGGCTCACTGGCGATCCGCAGGAATTGCGCCACGACCTGCTCGCCGCTGCGTCGCTCGAACGCGGCGTGCCCGGTCAACGCGCAGAACAAGGTGGCGCCGAGGCCGTAGAGATCCGAGGCCACGGTCGGCGGATCGCCGGTGAGCAATTCGGGTGCGGTGAACGCCGGCGATCCGGTGACCATGTCGGCGCCGGTCTCGAAGCCGCCGACGATGCGGGCGATGCCGAAGTCGGTGAGCTGCGGTTCGCCGTACTCGGTGAGCAGGATGTTGCCCGGTTTGATGTCGCGGTGCAGCGTGCCCGTCCGATGCGCGGTCTCCAGCGCGCCGGCCATCTTGATCCCGAGACGCAGCACGTCGGGCCAGTCGAGTGGGCCGTGCTTGCGGATGCGTGCGTCGAGCGAATCGTGCGGGTGATACGGCATGACGATGTAGGGCGTGCCGCCCGGCGTCGACCCCACCTCGAGGATGTTCACGATGTGCGGGTGCCCCGACAACCGGCCCATCGCCCGTTGTTCGCGCAGGAACCGTTCCAGACTCGCTTCGTCGAGGTGGTCGGTGAGGATCTTGATCGCGACGGTGCGCTCGAGGTTGGGCTGTTCGGCGCGATACACCGCGCCGAATCCGCCACGGCCGATCAACAGCGGATCACTGAATCCGGCCGCGATGAGCTCCGAGGCGGCGTCCGGAACGACGTCTCGCTGCGTGTCCTGCGGATCGAACTCGACCATGGTTCCATCCAGCGTAGTCGGGTGTGACGCAGGACACAGTCCGAATTAGGGCGTCTACCTCCGCGGCGGACCCGGCGGACGCCCGCATTGCACCCAGTTGCCCACGAGAACCGCGTGACACAGCACCGCGACGAGAAACCAGCCCGACGCCACACCCAATCCGGTCTGCGTCGACCAGTACCCGAGCACCGACAGCGGAACGGCGATCCCGCTGATCGCGCCGGCCAGGACGCACCACCCGAATCGACGCCGCGTGGCCGCCGCCGCGGAGAGCACGGTGCCGCCGACGCCGAGCCCGATCGCGATCTGACCGAGCAGTGTCCGGTCGCCGCCGACGTCGCTGGTCACCCAGGCACCGATACTGGAGGCGGCCAGCACGACGATTGCCAGCCAGATCACCCGCACCGACCGGGGCCGCAACGGCACCTCGGCAAGCACCTGCCGCTCGATCTTGCGGAGCGAGGCCGCCAATCCCGGTTCGAGTTCCACCACCAACGCGCTTCCCCTACAGCCGGGCGAGCAGTTCGGCCTTCTTGGTCGCGAACTCCTCGTCGGTCAGGATGCCGCGCTGATGCAGACCGGCCAGCGACTCGATCGCGGCGAAGATGTCCTCGGAGCCGGCCGGAAGGTTCTGGGCCGGAGCAATCTGGGCGGGACCGTTCTGATCTGAAGGAATCTGGGCGAAGGAATACTCGGCGGCGGCAAACTGGGCCGAACCGTTCTGGGCTGGGGGTTCGGGCGCCGCCACCGGTGTGTCAACGATCTCCTGCCCACCGATCTCCCGCAGGCTCGAGACGTCGAAGGTGCCGTACTGGCTGGAGAAGCTCACCGAACCGGGGTACCCGCCCTGTTGCTGCTGTACGCCGCCGATCTGATGGTCGCCGGTGTCGAAAACCCTTGTCACGCCATTGACCTGGATGGCCAACCGCCGCGTCGCGGGGAACACCGCATAGCGCGAGTCGTTCTGTCCGCCGCTGGAGCTGGGCACCCCGAGGTCGGCGGGCCACCAGTTGTTGGCGGTGCCGAAGCCGGCCCGGAACGAGCCGCCGAACGAATTGTTGCTGGGTGCCGGTGGGAACACGATGGTGGTGGCAAGAAGTTGCGAGAGCTCGCTGCACAGTGAGTCGACGCGGGCTTTGAGTGCGTTGTCGAACATGTTGCCGACCATCGTCATGCCGCCGCGCATCCACTGTCCCGAGCCGCCGAGTTCGGGGATGGAGAACTGGGCCATGGTGCCACCGCCGCTGTTGACCGCGTACAACATCGCGAGCACCGCGTCGCGCGAGAGGCCGTACCGTGCGGCGATGTCGGCGACTGCGCCCTCTGCCTCGGGGGTGAGGGTTGCGTCCATGATGAGGCTCTTTCGTCGAGAGTGGATTCGCGTCCCGCACAGATCGTGCGGGTGAACTCCCCCAGTGTACGAGGGCCGCAGTACGAGGGCCGCACCGTCGCGGCCCTTTCTGGCCGGGTGATCTCCTGGCATGGTGGAACCATGAGTTCCGTCGATGATCTCCATGGTGACCCGCACGTCGAGGAGTACCTGAGGACCGGAGGTGAGCCGGGATATCACTGGAATGGCACCGAAATCCTCATCCTGTTCACCACGGGTAACAAGTCGGGCGAGGAACGCCGACATGCGCTGATCTTCCGTCCTTGGGGCGAGAACTCCTACCTCGTCGTCGCGTCCAAAGGCGGCACCGATGCGCCGCCGGGGTGGTTCCGGAATCTGGAGGCCAACCCCGACGCTGCGGTGCAGATCAAGGATGAGCGCTTCGCCGTGCGCGCCCGGGTCGCCACCGATGAGGAGAAGCCGCAGATGTGGGCGAGGATGGTCGAGGTGTGGCCCGACTACGATGCCTACCAGGCCAAGACCTCTCGCGTCATCCCGGTGGTTGTTCTCGAACGTGTCTGAGCGACAAGACTTCTGACGCCGGTGCAGCGGCCGCAGACGCTCGTCGCGACCCTTGTCGACCTCACGCGCGCCCTGCGGGAGTCGGCGGCTCTGCGCGAGTGCGCAGAGCGCGACGGGGTGCATCCCGAGGAGTGCGCCCGAACCGTGGTGTTCGGACTGGTTCTCGCGGTCGCCGAGGGCGGCCGCCATTACTCCACCGACGATTCCGCCGACCCGTTGCTCGCCGCGACGATCACACCGATCCTGAGAGCGCTGCGTGCGATCGACTGGGCGGCGCTCACCGCCGCCGACCCCGACCTCCACATCCATCTCTACGAGCAGTTCTTACGCGTCGACGCCCCCACGCTCCGACGGTCATCCGGCACTTACTACACGCCGGTCCCGTTGGCGGACACCATGGTCCGGCTCACCGACCAGCTGCTGAGAACCCACTTCGACGCGGCCGCCGGGCTCGGTGACGATGCGGTGCGGATCGTCGACCCCGCCATGGGGACCGGCACGTTCCCTCTTGCGATCCTGCGCCTGATCGGCGCCGCCAACACGGGGCGACTTCACGGCGCAGAGCTGCACTCCGGCCCGTTCACCGTCGCCGAGTTCCGCATCCGGGCTCATGCACAGGGCTCGAACCTGTTCCGGGCCAACACTCTCGACGACCCGGACCGCTGGCTCGCCCTCGCTGAAGAAAGAGCCGAGCAACCATCCGTCCGGGTCGTGATCGGCAACCCGCCGTATCGGGAGCGTGCACGCGGTCTGGGCGGGTGGATCGAGAACGGAACCGATCCGGCCACCGGCCGTCCGCCGCTCGACGCATTCCGGCTGCAGGCCAACGGCAGTACCGAGTTCGCGCTGTCCAACTCCTACATCCACTTCTGGCGCTGGGCGAGTTGGTGGGCGTTCGACGCCTCGCATCTCGAACAACCGCGCACCGAACAAGCATGCTCCGATCGAACGGGCCCGGGACTCATCTGTTTCGTCACCGCCACCGGCTATCTCACCGGCCCCGGCTTTCGGGGGATGCGAGAGTACCTG
Encoded proteins:
- a CDS encoding SHOCT domain-containing protein, whose product is MDATLTPEAEGAVADIAARYGLSRDAVLAMLYAVNSGGGTMAQFSIPELGGSGQWMRGGMTMVGNMFDNALKARVDSLCSELSQLLATTIVFPPAPSNNSFGGSFRAGFGTANNWWPADLGVPSSSGGQNDSRYAVFPATRRLAIQVNGVTRVFDTGDHQIGGVQQQQGGYPGSVSFSSQYGTFDVSSLREIGGQEIVDTPVAAPEPPAQNGSAQFAAAEYSFAQIPSDQNGPAQIAPAQNLPAGSEDIFAAIESLAGLHQRGILTDEEFATKKAELLARL
- a CDS encoding alpha/beta fold hydrolase — encoded protein: MSDSKSRTMSTPLLDIGIEEHGSASHPALVLLHGWPDDVRTWDALVDDLTGAGFRVIVPYLRGFGPTRFHSTSTRRSGQLTALAADLFALLDALGVERFAVIGHDWGARAAYIAAALRPQRVRACAAISVGWGTNGRDQALSFLQTQHYWYQWLIGTPRGENIVHTDRRAFTRHLWDLWNPERAISDTEFARTAASFDTPDWAEITVHSYRVRWGGADPDPAYADAEAAVVSVPHIAVPTLTLHGGADPASLPETSAGRDDLFDAVYRRVVLDDLGHFPQRIAPQRVLDEIVPFVDRHGR
- a CDS encoding nitroreductase family deazaflavin-dependent oxidoreductase, which gives rise to MSSVDDLHGDPHVEEYLRTGGEPGYHWNGTEILILFTTGNKSGEERRHALIFRPWGENSYLVVASKGGTDAPPGWFRNLEANPDAAVQIKDERFAVRARVATDEEKPQMWARMVEVWPDYDAYQAKTSRVIPVVVLERV
- a CDS encoding serine/threonine-protein kinase: MVEFDPQDTQRDVVPDAASELIAAGFSDPLLIGRGGFGAVYRAEQPNLERTVAIKILTDHLDEASLERFLREQRAMGRLSGHPHIVNILEVGSTPGGTPYIVMPYHPHDSLDARIRKHGPLDWPDVLRLGIKMAGALETAHRTGTLHRDIKPGNILLTEYGEPQLTDFGIARIVGGFETGADMVTGSPAFTAPELLTGDPPTVASDLYGLGATLFCALTGHAAFERRSGEQVVAQFLRIASEPVPDLSSTDVPDELSRAIEHAMARVPEDRPDSAAAYGEELRAIQAQFGQAVADMAIPAQATQDPLTGASARRSRTDTAPPTPATKFRPPLRPRAQVVRERLLDILRAGERRRLILIHGPAGYGKTTVAAQWAEYLHREGVGVAWLTVDDDDNNASWFVTHLIEAIRRTDPDVTAGLDDLLDERREHSDQHALTTLINAIHERGTRMLVIVDDWHRVTDPAAVASMDFLLEHGCHHLQLLITSRSRTRLPISRMRVLDELVEIDIAQLCFDADEARSFLVDVSGLDLESRDITELWNSTDGWVAALQLACVSLRGSDTPAELISNISGRHRAIGDFLAENVLGALPSEILHFLITTSIPDTVCAGLASALSGEIRGQALLEDIEARDLFLRRIDADGDWFGFHPLFLEFLRRRLERDEPEQVSELHRIASTWFGEHAMLSEAVDHALAAGDTDRAVRLVEQDGRTLLEHSQMVIVLGIIDKLPPSAVVTSPRLQLTVAWSNVLLHHTDRARIAIDRVAAALAAAEVGGRERDMQVEADVALACADATADRMDHIDDLVTECLSRPQTLPPFVVSSAADVATMSATMRFDFDEAHRRQAWAAPYHQQNTGAYAVMYGYALDGLTYIEELDLDHAEQVLRSALQVSRRNGAGGSQAYRLAAGVLAQLLYQRGSSDEASQLLEDSLTLGPDEGITDMIRARYITAARLAVQRGDPVEAARLLDEAADAADQIDASRLRAYVENEIIALEAPTRRQLRPRVAFENRRPPGGGWAEIVAQAEEEAAIRLLLKETDEVALACRWAGEWVMRLDGTPRRRALLQARRLYALCLDAAGRDDEAQQQITAMLIACDAAGMVRFAFDGGEEVSAVAAAARSAAGGHL